One Natrinema longum genomic window, CGACGACTACACGGACGACCCCATCCGCGTCGCCGGCGTCGGTGCCGGCAGCGACACCGTCGGCCTCTTCCAGCGCGACACCTACACCGGCATCCCGGCGAGCCAGCGCGCCGCCGAAACGGCCTACGAGATGGCCGACGTCGAGCCCGACGACCTGGACTTCGCGGAGGTCCACGACTGCTTCGCCATCGCGGAACTGCTGGCCTACGAGGACCTGGGCTTCTGTGAGACGGGCGAGGCCGGCCGACTGATCGAGTCCGGCGCGACCGAACTCGGCGGCGAACTCCCGGTCAACACCTCCGGCGGGCTCAAGTCCAAGGGCCACCCCATCGGCGCGACAGGCGCGGGGCAGGTCGTCGAAGCGTTCAAACAGCTCTCCGGCAAGGCCGGCGAGCGACAGGTCGAGAACCCGACCCGCGGGCTGACCCACAACGTCGGCGGCAGCGGTGGTGCCGCCGTCGTTCACGTGTTCGAGAAAGAGCAGGAGGTGACAGCATGAGCGCGATCACCGGCGTCGGTGCCTACGCGCCACGGTTCCGCATCAGTAGCGAGGCCTTCGAGGAGGCCTGGGGACAGTTCCACGCCGCTGGCGTCACCGAGAAGGCCGTCCCCTCGGCCGACGAGGACGCCCTGACGATGGGCTCCGAGGCTGCGGCGCGAGCCCTCGAGGCCGCGGCGACCGATCCCAGCGAAATCGACTGGCTGGCGTTTGCATCCTCGCGACCGCCGGAAGCCGAGGAGGACCCCACCGCCCGGCTGGGCGCGATGCTCGCCCTCTCCGAGTCGACGACCCGTCACGTCTTCACCGGCAGCACGCGAGCCGGAACGCGCGCGCTCTGGGCCGGCCTGGACGCGCTCGAGGCCGACGCGACCACTGCGCTCGTCGTCGCCGCCGACGCACCGAAGGGCGATCCCGACGACGGCGTGGACCACGCCGCCGGAGCCGGTGGGGCCGCGTTCGTCCTCGAACGCGAGGGTCCGGCCGAGATCGTCGATCGAGCCGAGTACGCCGCGCCGTATCCCGGAACCCGGTTCCGCAACACCGACGAGGACGAGACGCAGGGCCTTGGCGTCACCCAGTACGACCGGCAGGCCTTTACCGAGACGATCGGCGGGGCCGTCGCCGGTCTTGAGGTCGAGCCCGAGCCCGACGCGGCCGCGATTCAGGCCCCCGACGGGAAGCTCCCCTACCGCGCTGCGGGCGCGGCCGGCGTCGGCACCGACGAGATTCGGGCCGCCGCGACGGTCCACGAACTGGGCGATCTGGGCGCTGCGAGCGTTCCGCTGTCGCTCGCGAGCGCGCTCGAGGACGGCTACGACTCCGTCCTCGCGGTCTCCCACGGCAGCGGCGCGGGTGCCGATGCCATGGTCGTCGAAGCGGACGGGAACGTACCGGTGGAAACCGCACTCGAGGGCGCGGACCCGCTTTCCTACGCCGAGTACCTTCGCCAGCGCGGCGTCGTGACCACTGGGCCGCCCTCGGGCGGCGGCGCTTACGTCAGCGTTCCCTCCTGGCGGCGCTCGATTCCCCAGCGCTACCGGCTCGCGGCCGGTCGCTGTTCGGAGTGCGGTGCGCTCTCGTTCCCGCCGGAAGGGGCCTGTGACGACTGCGGGGCGCTCGCCGAGTACGACCCCGTCGAACTCGCGGGGGAGGGGACCATCGAAGCGGTCACGACCATCTCGCAGGGCGGCGCGCCGCCCGAGTTCGCCGAACAGCAGGCCAAATCGGGCGACTACGCGGCCGCGATCGTCGCGCTCGAAACGGACGGCGGCGACGAGACGGTCAGCGCCCCCGCGATGGGGACCGACGCGGACCCCGCCGATTTCTCGGTCGGCGACCGGATCGAAACGACGATCCGCCGGATCTACACGCAGGAAGGCGTCACCCGCTACGGGTTCAAGATTCGGCCCGCAGGCGAGTAGCGCACCTCGTGTCCCGTCGTCGAATCCGGGACGTCGACTGCCGACGGCGGCGTCGGACGTAACCCGATCCTAAGAGGCGGGGTTTCTCCTTCCCTCCGACAAAGAACAGCGCATGGCAGAGGCAGTACTCGTCATCGGGTTGCTGGTTGCGGTGTTCGTCGGGTACAACATCGGCGGCTCTTCGACCGGCGTCGCCTTCGGACCGGCGGTCGGGAGCCGGATCGTCAGAAAGGTCACCGCCGCGGCGCTTTTCACCGTCTTCGCGTTCGTCGGCGCGTGGACCGTCGGGCGCAACGTCATCGAGACGATGAGCAGCGGGATCGTCGACGCGGCAGTCTTCTCGCCCGAAGCGAGCGTGGGCGTCCTCTTTTTCACCGGCCTCTCGCTCCTGGTGTCGAACGCCTACGGCGTCCCGGCGTCGACGTCGATGACCGCGGTCGGTGCCATCGTCGGGCTCGGGCTGGCGACGGGGACGCTCGACGCTGCCCTGATGTTCACGATCCTCTCTGCGTGGATCGTCGCCCCGTTGACCGCCGCTTCGGTGGGAGCCATCATCGGCCGGTATCTGTACCCCTACCTCGACGCCAAGTTCGCGTTCGGCCGCCTGCGAGACCCGTTGATCGCCGTCGATACTCGAGGGCGGATTCCCCGGCCCAGGATCAACCAAAACGCGGCGACCAGAGATGTCGGTGGCGCGACACTGGTGGTCGTGATCGCGTGCTACATGGGGTTCAGTGCCGGGGCGTCGAACGCCGCGAACGCGGTCGCGCCGCTGGTCGGGAGCGGGAGTATCGACCCCAGCCCGGCGATTCTCCTGGCGGTCGGGTCGATCAGCCTCGGCGGGTTCACGATCGCCCGACGGACGCTGGCGACGGTGGGCAACGACATTACCGATCTCCCGATCCTGGCAGCGCTCATCGTTTCGACGGTGGGGGCGACGATCATCACCGTCCTCTCCTGGCTCGGAATTCCGGCCAGCCTCGCGGTGAGTACGACGTCCTGTATCATCGGCCTGGGCTGGGGGCGGGCGAGTCGCGCGCGCACGCTCGTGGAAATCGCGACGCCGGCTCCGACCGAGGAGTCGATCCCGGAGTTGACGACGGGGTCACTCGCGGCTTCACCGACCGACGCCGCCGACGACACGCCCGCGAGCCCGACGGTCGGCGACCTCTCCGAAGGGGACGCCCCCGACCCGGACGAACAGGTCTCGGACGGCGGCGTCCCGCCGATCGGCGAGGAACGACCGAGCGAACTGGCCGCCGAAAGCCTGTTCGACCCCGCAGCAACGGCCCGGATCGTCGTCCTCTGGGTACTCACGCCGGTGCTGTCGCTCAGCGGTGCGTACATCCTGTTTTCGTTCATAACGTAGCTACCGGCGTCGTTCCGTCGGCTTCGTCGCCGAAAGCCGCACTCTCGAGCGCCTAGTTCCCCGTCAGCGCTTCGCTCGCCGGTGCGAACTCGATCGTCTGTCCGAGCCCCTGTTCGCTGGCGCGCTCGTAGAGCAGGTACGCCGCGGCGACCGTTTCGATGCCCGTCCCGCCGCTATCGAAGACGGTGATCTCGTCGTCGCTCGTCCGGCCGGGTTCCGTCCCGGCGACGACCTCGCCCAGTTCCGCGTGCACGTGGTCCTCGGTGATCGCCCCCTCCTCGAGGGCCTGCATGAACGAGCCGGCGTCGAACGTCGCCCGTTCGCGGAGGTCCGGGACGTAGGTCGCGTTCGCGATCGTGTTCGCGTCCAGTTCCCGCGCGTCCGGCGAGTACTGGCCCATCGCGGTGATGTGGGTCCCGGGCGCGATGTCGTCGCCGTCGACGACCGGCTCGTTGGCCTGCGTGGCCGTGATCACGACGTCCGCGTCGGCGACGGCGGCCGTACTCGAGTCGACCGCGTGGACGTCGGCCGCGAGGGCGTCGTCGAAGTCGGCAGCGAACGACTCGCGGTTCTCGGGGGTCGGCGAGTAGACCCGCACCTCGGTGAAGTCACGGACCGTGGCGGTGGCGTGGAGTTGGCCCCGCGCCTGTGCGCCGCTACCGATGATCGCGAGGGTGTCGGCGTCTTCGCGGGCGAGTTCGTCGACGCCGACGGCACCGGCGGCTCCGGTCTTGAACGGGTTCATGCTCGCGCCATCGAGGAGGGCGAGCGGGGCACCGCTCTCGGCGTCGAAGAGTGGGGTCATAAACCAGCCGTCGACGGCACCGAAGCCCGCGCTGTACATGTAGCCGCCCATCGCGCCCGTCTCGGGAAGGATGGCAGCGTAGGCGGTGAACATGCCCTCGGGATCGCCACGCAGGAACTTCGATCGCGGCTTGGCCGGTGCCCCCTCGCCGCGCTGGCGATATCCCTCGCGGACGGCGTCGACGTACTCTGCCGGCGTTGCGAGGTCGGCAACCTCCGCGCTGGTCAGAAACAGCGTGTCAGTCATATCAAACACCACGAATCGGAGACGGGAAAAGGAACCGAAACCGGGAATACTGGGAGAGGGCGACGGAGAGAGATCGGATCAGTCGGCGTTGATCGGCGGCCGCGCCGACTGGGGTTCGTCGGCGGTGTTTGCTGGCGTATTGACGAACATTGCGTGCCCGATGATCCCCATCGCGACCAGCGAACCGAGCGGTACCGCCGCAGTCCACGAGATCCCGACGACGGTGAGAGCCGCGGTGATACCGAGCAGTGCGACTGGGATGAGGCCGAGAACAATGTCGTAATATCCAGTCATAATCTATTCTATAGTAGGAGAAATTCCCATATAAGCGTTTCCCATAATTGGCTCGTGGTGGATGTGTCTCTAATCGAAAATCCTTGTGTGGTATTCTCGTAACTTATGGCCCGGCTCGATCGATTTCGAATTATTGTGGCTCGTCGCCCGATCTGTGCGTCTCGTCCCTCAACGTCCTCATCATCCGACGTTCGATACGGTGACGCGATCTACTCCCTTCCGCATAGAAATCCATCGCTCTCGAAGAGGGTCGATCCGGCTCACGTCCGTCGCCTCGAGACGGGCTCCCTCGATTTAGTTCGTCACCGATCGGTACAGCATGTACGCGGCCCGCCACCCGAGCAGGACGATCAGTCCGAAGCCGGTGATCACGAGCGGGAACGGCCACGTCGCCCCCCCATCGAACAGCGCGGAGGCCCGAAGCATGAGTCCGACGTTCGCTGCTGCGATCCAACTCAGGGTCGTCAGTCGGAGGCGCTCTTTCCCCACGGGACGGTCGCGGGTGTAAATACCGGCGAGCGCTGCGATAGCGGCCCAGCCGATCACGAACGGTGCGACCGTCTCGAGTGACGCGATCGGTTCGGCGATCGGATTGACGCCGTGTTCGATGCGCCCGAGCAAGACCAGGCCGGCGATGAGGACGACGTCGACCACGGCGGTTGCGATCCGTTCGCGATCGGCCGTGGCGGTACGAGCCTCCGTCTGAACTGCCGTGTCCATACGTGGCTCTCAGTTCTGCGATCCCATTGATTCCCCGGTTTCGATCGTGGGTCGGCGGCTGCTACTCGCCTGCCGTCACGACCTGTGAGGAGGGACTCGACGGCTAGCCGCCGAGTACCGTCCAACGGACAACGCGTCGTGCGAGGAGTGCCTCGCACGGTCGCACGGACGAGGGGTGGTCACTTCGTTATCGGCTCCGTTCAGAATCGGTGGTCACACGACCCCGTTCGACCCCCTCCAGTAAGACGATCCTACGGCAGCCGTCGTTCGGAGCGGGGGTCGATCGGGCGGGACGTCGGCACCGACCGAGACTGTCAGCAACAGAACTAATATACGGCCGGCCCGAACCGCTCGAGTGATGGCTGTGGTCGGCAACCGCCGGGCCGATTGTGAGGGCTGTGGCCGAACGGTTTCCCGCGAGGAATCGACGACGGTGACGATGCCGAACGGCGACGAAGTCGTCTGTTGCCCTGACTGTGAACCCCACGCGAGAGCGGCCGTTCGGACGGGGACCGCGTTCGACCAGCGACGGGCCACTTGCGACGGCTGTACCGGCAGGTACCTCGCGGCCGAACTCGAGGACGTGATCCTCGACGATGGGACCGCGCTGACCTGCTGTCCGTCGTGTCTCGCCCAGGCACCGGATCCCGATGGTGACGACGACAGGAGCGATCCGGACGGTGGTGGCCCAATCGGCTCGCGGACGGCCTCCCACACGTCCACCAGCGATCCCGACACGGATCACGATCGCTGTCGGCAGTGCCACGAGCGGGTCGTCGAGGAACGCTTCCGCGTCACGACGATCGACGGACGGACCGAACGGCTCTGTTCCGACTGCACGGCCGATGCCGAGGAGCGAGGGATCGTCGCCGACGTGGCCATGCGAAGAACGAGAGCCCGCGAGGTGCTCGGTGTGGACGCCGACGCGAGCGATGAGGCGATCCGCGAGGCGTTTCACCGACAGGTCAAACGCGCCCATCCGGACCGCCAAAGCGGCAGCCAGTCCGCGTTCACGCTCGTTACCGATGCCTACGAACGGCTCCGTGAAGAGGACTAAGGGGAGGCTCCGTCGTCGCGGCTCACGAACCCGATCGTGGCGGGATTGAAGAAATAGGTCGATCCACAGTCCTCACACGACGTCGTCAGGAGTTTCCCGTGTTTGTGGAGTTTCCAGAGTTTCGTCTGTCCCTGCTCGAGTTCGAGCGTGACCGGGTGGCCACAGTCGGGAATCGTACACGGGAACCTGATATACCAGTTGGGAACGGACAGCGCCCCCAGCGGCGCGAGTTCGCTTCGCAGTCGACAGAGCAGATTGAAGATCGTAAACGAGAGGTTGTTTCGATCGATCGTGATGCCTTCGACGTCACTGACGAATCCGCGACGACTGACGGACTCGTCGTACACCGGGAGGACGGGAATTCCCTTGGCCACCGCATACCCCATCTCCTGGTTGATCCACCGGTTCTCGGCCGCGTCCGCGGTCAACACCGCGACGACGATATTGCTGTTGGCGAGTCGCCCCTCGAGTCGCTTTCGGGACCGTCCGGATTCGACCTCCTCGAGCGCGATGTGCACGCCGAAGGGGAAGTTCTTGACCGTCGAGAACAGGTCCTGGACGAGCTCGAGATCGCCGGGGGCGTGGGAAACGTACAGCTGTTCTCCGGTCATCTCATCGCCTACGGTACACAGACGTGTGCGTCGTCATTAATCTATCTCTCGATCGTCTGTAACGCCCGGCCAGTTATTCTCGGTAATTCTTGATGGTAGACAGTACGCGCTGGGAGAACTCGAGTTCGGAAAGTTCCTCGCCGAGTCCGTCGAACCACTCGCGTTCGACGTACCACCAGCCACGAACGTCCCCATCGGTCGTCAGTGACGTTACTTCGAGGCGTCCCGGTGTCCACTCCCGTTCGTCGCCGATCGTCAGAAGGGTCCGCAGGACGGCACCGACCTCGTCGTCCGTGACAGCGGCTGCCTCGGAGACGACTTCGTACTCGAGTTCGATCCCGACACCGTCTTCGCCGGGTGGCTCGGTCCCGTCCATCCACGCCACCGACGTCACGTAGATGCCGTGGCTCATCAGTCGGTTCTCCAGCGTGACGGCCACGGGTCGCTCCCCCGCGGACGCGTCGTCCCCGCGCTCGCCGTCCCCCTCGGCACCGGACCCGTCGTCGGTCATACGTCTCCGTTCGGCGGGTATCCAGAAAAGTCGGTCGGCACCCGTCCCGCTCGCTGGGCCTCCGGAGCGGCCCATCCGTTCAAGGGTGTCGCTTCGACGGCGAGGATCGCGCTCAAAGCGGCTCGACGAGGTCCTCGAGCGCTGCTTTCGGATCGTCGGCTTTCGCGACGCCGCTGGCGAGCAAGACGCCTTCGGCCCCGAGATCGCCCGCGGCGACGACGTCGTCGCCCGTACTGATACCCGCCCCGCAGAGAACGGAGACGTCGGCGTCGACGGTGGCGGCCGCGTCGACCGCGTCTTCGACGACGTCGGGATCGGCCTGGCTGACCGGCGTCCCGGTGCCGATGAGTGCCGGCGGCTCGACGGCGACCGAATCGGGGCCCAGCGCCGCGGCCGCGCCGATCTGGGCCGGATTGTTCGCACAGACGACCGTCTCGAGGTCGGCCCGCTGGGCCGCCCGAACGGCACCGTCGATGTCGGCCAGTTTCAGCCGGCGCTCGGAGTGATTGATCAGTGTGCCGACCGCGCCGGCGTCGGCGACGCTTTCGGCGAGCGTGTGGCCGGTGTTGCTCCCGTGTTCGATCGAGTCGACGTGTTGAGCCCACGTCTCCGCGCCGGTCTCGGCGACTCGCTCTAGCTGAGCCGCCTGCGGCGCGACGGCCAGCCGGGCGTCGGTTGTTTCGTCGACGTCGCGAACGGCTTCCGCGACTGCGATCGGATCGCATGGATACGTCTTCAGGTTGACGAGGACGAACATAGGGCCAACCGCACCCGCCCGAAAGAAATAGTTTGCGAGTCGGCGACGCGTAAGACAGCGTGGGCAACGTGCCACACGGACTGACAGCGGCCCGTCTCAGACGGTCTCCCGTCCGTCAGTGCCGGTGGGACCGGGACCGCCCTGCGGTCCCACCGGGACATCGGGACAGCAAACCGTCTCAGTCCTTCCGCTTGACGACGTCACCCAGCGTGTAGCTCCCGGTCGAGGAGCCACCCGACCATTCCGAATCGTCGCCGGAGCTTCCCTCGGCGCTCAGTTCTATCTCGAGGAAGTTCTCGAGTTTGGACTGGACGCGATCGCTCGGGAGCGTGTCCCCGCGTTCGATCTTGCGGATCAGGCTCGCTTTCTCGTTGAGTTCGTTGGCGAGATCCGACTGACTCAGGCTCTTGCTCTCGCGGGCCGTCCGGACCCGATCGTCGTAATCCGTCGCGAGTTCGTCCATGTCGTCGAACATGTCCGAGCGGCGCTGGCTCGAGCCACCCGAACTCGAGGTACTCCCACTCGAGGCAGTCGACTGACCGCCCCCACTCGAGGACGAACTCGAACTGGTCGAGTACTTCGTCGACCCGCTGGAACTCGAGGTATCTTTGACTTCAGTGCCGAAGTCCGTGCAGTTCGAACACACGTCTAGCTTCGCGCCCTCGACTTTGATGGTGTTCGGGGACGACGTCTCGGCCCCACACATCTCGCACTGAACCATGTGGGGTCCTATATCGCGGTAAGGGATAAAGGATGCGGCGCGGTTTCAGCCCGTAGAAATCGGTTTCAGCGGCCGGACGCGGTTAGTATTCGAGGGCGACCCAGGAGTAGTAAAAGCGCTGGAGCGCAGTCAGGTGGCCGACGACCGCGAGGAAGACGAGCAGCCAGCCGACGAGCGTCACCCCGCCCAGCGTCGTCCCCGCCAGCGGATAGGCGAGGAAGCCGGCGATACCGATGATCGCCAGCCGATCGGCGCGACCGACGAGCCCGCCGTAGACCCGGTCGAGACCGACCGCTTGGGCCTGCGTCCCCAGATACGAGGTCATGACGACGCCGGTCACCGCGGCAAAGCCCAGCAGGAAGTCCTCGAGGCCCGCAGCTAGCCCGGCGATGACGACGATGTCCGCGTACCGATCGAGGACGTGATCGAGCAGGTCTCCGCCGGCCGAGGCGACCTCCTGCTCGCGTGCGAGCGCGCCGTCGACGATATCGAGCCAGCCGTTCAGGAAGACTAACACGGCCGCCGCGACGTACCAGATCGGGTCCTCGAGCCCGCCGAGGGCGAATGCGACCGCGGCCAGGATCGCCATGCCGAACGCGATCACGCTCACGCCGTTTGGCGTCAGTCCGAGCCGGTCGAAGCCCTCGACGAACGGGTCGAGGAACCGCGACACGTACGGTCGAAATCGATCGAGTGTCATACGAGGTACTCCACGAAGTCGACGTCGCCGGCACTCGGTTCGCGCTCGCCCGCCGTCACCGCCTCGAGGTCGCTCGCGACGGCGTCCGGATCGCGATCTGTGGTATCGATCTCGTAGACCGACTCGAGGTCGTGTTCCTCGACGGCTTCGGAGAGAATCACGTCGAGTGCCTCGCTCTCGGCGTTCTCGCGGGCCTTCGCCTCGGTTTCGCCACGCTCGAGCAGTCGCTCTTCGAGCGCCTCCGGGTGACACCGCAACACGACGACCCGGTCGGCGTCGAAGTGATGGGCGAGGTGCGATTCGATCACGACGTCCTCGCGGTCCGCGAGCCACTCCTCGAGGGCCTCGAGGTCGGCGACCTTGCTCTCCCGTTCCGCGTCGACCTCGGTGTAGAGTCCCGCTTCCTCGAGCACCCGGTTGAGGTGGATCACCTCGAGGTCGGGCGTCGACCCGTCGTCCGTCCCGTCGTGGGCCTCCCATCGGGACTCGAGTCGCGCCGTCGCGGTCGTCTTCCCCGTGCCCGGTGTGCCGGTGACCGCGACCCTCATGAGTCCGCGACCTCCGCCGTCGAATCGCCCGGCGGCTGCGTCTCGAGATCGAGGTCCTTGAGGACGGCGTTGAGCGTTTCGACCGCGCGTTCGGTTTCCGCCTCGGTACCACAGGTGATGCGGATACAGCCCGGCAGGCCGAAACTCGAGCAGTCCCGGACGATGACGCCGCGGTCTTGCATTTCGTTCGCGACGGCCGAGGCGTCGCCGACGTCGACGAGGACGAAGTTGCCCTCGCTCTCCCAGACGTGAGCGTCGACGTGTTCGCGCATGTACGCGCGTGCCTCGCGGGTCGTCTCGACGGTTCGCACGACGTGTTCCTCGTCGTCGATGGCGGCGAGGCCGGCCCGGCAGGCGAGCTCGCTCGCCGCGAACGGCGTGTTCACGCGGGCGTAGGCGTCGGCCCACTCCTCGGGGACGACGGCGTAGCCGAGTCGAACGCCGGCGAGCCCGTAGACCTTCGAGAACGTCCGGAGGA contains:
- a CDS encoding multiprotein bridging factor aMBF1, which produces MVQCEMCGAETSSPNTIKVEGAKLDVCSNCTDFGTEVKDTSSSSGSTKYSTSSSSSSSGGGQSTASSGSTSSSGGSSQRRSDMFDDMDELATDYDDRVRTARESKSLSQSDLANELNEKASLIRKIERGDTLPSDRVQSKLENFLEIELSAEGSSGDDSEWSGGSSTGSYTLGDVVKRKD
- a CDS encoding CDP-alcohol phosphatidyltransferase family protein, whose product is MTLDRFRPYVSRFLDPFVEGFDRLGLTPNGVSVIAFGMAILAAVAFALGGLEDPIWYVAAAVLVFLNGWLDIVDGALAREQEVASAGGDLLDHVLDRYADIVVIAGLAAGLEDFLLGFAAVTGVVMTSYLGTQAQAVGLDRVYGGLVGRADRLAIIGIAGFLAYPLAGTTLGGVTLVGWLLVFLAVVGHLTALQRFYYSWVALEY
- the tpiA gene encoding triose-phosphate isomerase, with amino-acid sequence MFVLVNLKTYPCDPIAVAEAVRDVDETTDARLAVAPQAAQLERVAETGAETWAQHVDSIEHGSNTGHTLAESVADAGAVGTLINHSERRLKLADIDGAVRAAQRADLETVVCANNPAQIGAAAALGPDSVAVEPPALIGTGTPVSQADPDVVEDAVDAAATVDADVSVLCGAGISTGDDVVAAGDLGAEGVLLASGVAKADDPKAALEDLVEPL
- a CDS encoding zinc ribbon domain-containing protein; amino-acid sequence: MSAITGVGAYAPRFRISSEAFEEAWGQFHAAGVTEKAVPSADEDALTMGSEAAARALEAAATDPSEIDWLAFASSRPPEAEEDPTARLGAMLALSESTTRHVFTGSTRAGTRALWAGLDALEADATTALVVAADAPKGDPDDGVDHAAGAGGAAFVLEREGPAEIVDRAEYAAPYPGTRFRNTDEDETQGLGVTQYDRQAFTETIGGAVAGLEVEPEPDAAAIQAPDGKLPYRAAGAAGVGTDEIRAAATVHELGDLGAASVPLSLASALEDGYDSVLAVSHGSGAGADAMVVEADGNVPVETALEGADPLSYAEYLRQRGVVTTGPPSGGGAYVSVPSWRRSIPQRYRLAAGRCSECGALSFPPEGACDDCGALAEYDPVELAGEGTIEAVTTISQGGAPPEFAEQQAKSGDYAAAIVALETDGGDETVSAPAMGTDADPADFSVGDRIETTIRRIYTQEGVTRYGFKIRPAGE
- a CDS encoding ornithine cyclodeaminase family protein produces the protein MTDTLFLTSAEVADLATPAEYVDAVREGYRQRGEGAPAKPRSKFLRGDPEGMFTAYAAILPETGAMGGYMYSAGFGAVDGWFMTPLFDAESGAPLALLDGASMNPFKTGAAGAVGVDELAREDADTLAIIGSGAQARGQLHATATVRDFTEVRVYSPTPENRESFAADFDDALAADVHAVDSSTAAVADADVVITATQANEPVVDGDDIAPGTHITAMGQYSPDARELDANTIANATYVPDLRERATFDAGSFMQALEEGAITEDHVHAELGEVVAGTEPGRTSDDEITVFDSGGTGIETVAAAYLLYERASEQGLGQTIEFAPASEALTGN
- a CDS encoding inorganic phosphate transporter, whose product is MAEAVLVIGLLVAVFVGYNIGGSSTGVAFGPAVGSRIVRKVTAAALFTVFAFVGAWTVGRNVIETMSSGIVDAAVFSPEASVGVLFFTGLSLLVSNAYGVPASTSMTAVGAIVGLGLATGTLDAALMFTILSAWIVAPLTAASVGAIIGRYLYPYLDAKFAFGRLRDPLIAVDTRGRIPRPRINQNAATRDVGGATLVVVIACYMGFSAGASNAANAVAPLVGSGSIDPSPAILLAVGSISLGGFTIARRTLATVGNDITDLPILAALIVSTVGATIITVLSWLGIPASLAVSTTSCIIGLGWGRASRARTLVEIATPAPTEESIPELTTGSLAASPTDAADDTPASPTVGDLSEGDAPDPDEQVSDGGVPPIGEERPSELAAESLFDPAATARIVVLWVLTPVLSLSGAYILFSFIT
- a CDS encoding adenylate kinase family protein codes for the protein MRVAVTGTPGTGKTTATARLESRWEAHDGTDDGSTPDLEVIHLNRVLEEAGLYTEVDAERESKVADLEALEEWLADREDVVIESHLAHHFDADRVVVLRCHPEALEERLLERGETEAKARENAESEALDVILSEAVEEHDLESVYEIDTTDRDPDAVASDLEAVTAGEREPSAGDVDFVEYLV
- a CDS encoding J domain-containing protein; the protein is MAVVGNRRADCEGCGRTVSREESTTVTMPNGDEVVCCPDCEPHARAAVRTGTAFDQRRATCDGCTGRYLAAELEDVILDDGTALTCCPSCLAQAPDPDGDDDRSDPDGGGPIGSRTASHTSTSDPDTDHDRCRQCHERVVEERFRVTTIDGRTERLCSDCTADAEERGIVADVAMRRTRAREVLGVDADASDEAIREAFHRQVKRAHPDRQSGSQSAFTLVTDAYERLREED
- a CDS encoding DUF3054 domain-containing protein — its product is MDTAVQTEARTATADRERIATAVVDVVLIAGLVLLGRIEHGVNPIAEPIASLETVAPFVIGWAAIAALAGIYTRDRPVGKERLRLTTLSWIAAANVGLMLRASALFDGGATWPFPLVITGFGLIVLLGWRAAYMLYRSVTN
- a CDS encoding toll/interleukin-1 receptor domain-containing protein, which gives rise to MTGEQLYVSHAPGDLELVQDLFSTVKNFPFGVHIALEEVESGRSRKRLEGRLANSNIVVAVLTADAAENRWINQEMGYAVAKGIPVLPVYDESVSRRGFVSDVEGITIDRNNLSFTIFNLLCRLRSELAPLGALSVPNWYIRFPCTIPDCGHPVTLELEQGQTKLWKLHKHGKLLTTSCEDCGSTYFFNPATIGFVSRDDGASP